TGATGAAACAGCGCATCAAATGGTGAAGCTGTTGGACAGAACGATTATTTTTTATTCGATACAGGATGATGCCCTGTCGGCGCCGCTGATTTTCCCAAAAAAAGAATCAACGGTCGATAAGCAAGCTTATACAGGAGAGAACGAACGTGCGGTCGCGGAATGGGTGTATAAGAACAATAAGCGCGCCGGAGCTACCACGGATACTTTTTTTGGCGCGAATTGCCTGTATCATGCTGTGCGTGGAGGCAATGCGGTTTTTGCAGTGGCGGCCATTGTTATGGACCGGGAAGACCCACTCGATGTTTTTGAGAAGAGCCTGATGATTGCCATGCTGGGAGAATGCGCGCTGGCGCTGGAGAAAGAAAGACTGAACGAGAAGCAAAAAGAAATCTCCATGCAAATCCAGCAGGAGCAGCTCCGCGCCAATCTGCTTCGGGCGATCTCCCATGATTTGCGAACCCCTCTGACCAGCATTTCAGGCAATGCGGGAATTCTCATTGGAAACTCCAAGGTGCTAAGCGAAGAACAGAAAAAGGGGCTGTATACGGACATTTATGACGATTCCATGTGGCTGATCAATTTGGTGGAAAATCTGCTTTCCATTAGTCGAATTGAAAAGGGTACTTTAAACCTGAACTTGCAGGCTGAGTTAATGGAGGAAGTCATTTCGGAAGCTCTGCTTCATGTAAATCGAAACAGCGAGAAGCATATCATCCGAACGGTATTGGATGACGAGCTTCTCATGGCTCGGATGGATTCCCGGCTTATTGTTCAGGTTCTGATCAATATTGTTGATAACGCAATCAAATATACCCAATATGGTTCGCACATCACGCTTTCGGCAAGACGAGACAAGCAAAAGGTGGTTGTGGAAGTCTCCGACGATGGCCCGGGTATTTCAGAAGAGGCCAAGAGCAGACTGTTTGAGATGTTCTATACGGCAGATAATATTCGCGGGGACGGCCGCCGCGGTTTAGGATTGGGACTTTCTCTGTGTAAATCGATTGTGAATGCCCATGGTGGAACTATTGGTGTTAAAGACCATTTTCCGAAGGGGACGGTTTTTTATTTTACCCTGCAAGCTGAGGAGGTGAATGTCCATGAATAAACCTTTCATTCTTGTCGTTGAGGACGACAAGCCCATCCGCAAGCTGATTACGACAACCCTAGAGACGCAAGGTTATAAATATCATACGGCTGAAACAGGCGAAGCATCAATTTTAGAAGCGGTATCCAAGCAGCCGGATATGATGATTCTGGATTTGGGACTGCCGGATATGGACGGTGTGGATATCATAAAGAAGGTACGGGAATGGTCTAATCTACCCATTATCGTGGTCAGCGCTCGCAGTGAAGATCGGGACAAAATAGAAGCGCTGGATGCGGGCGCAGACGATTATTTGACTAAGCCCTTCAGTGTGGAAGAACTGCTGGCAAGGCTTCGGGTCAGTTTGCGGCGAATTCGATATGACAGCGATAAGCTCCTAAAAGATGCATCCAGTTTCACCAACGGGAATTTAAAAATTGATTATGCTGCAGGGTGCGTGTGGCTCAGTCAAGAAGAGGTTCATCTGACGCCAAGCGAATATAAACTTCTATGCCTGCTGGCAAAGAATGTGGGTAAAGTACTGACGCATAATTACATCCTGCATGAAATCTGGGGTAATCATACCTACGATATTCCTGCCCTGCGCGTGTTTATGGCTACCCTAAGGAAAAAAATAGAAAAAACAGCTTCACAGTCTAAATATATTCAAACTCATATCGGTGTCGGTTACCGGATGCTGCAAGTCGGCGATGATGGCTAAGCGATCTGAAACAAATGGTATTAGCGGCCATGCTCTTTGGAGCATGGTTTTTTTGTGTTAAACAGGCATCTTAAGATAATCTTTATTCTTTCATTCAAACTCTAATCCTAAACTAATGGCGGGAGTGATACGCTGAAATCGGAAGCAGCAAGGATAAGGAGGATTTGCATGGACGTGGAGATGGGCATTGGCTGAATGATGAGGAAAGAGGGTATGGAGATGGGTGGAATTTTAACAACCGTGGTTTTGATCTTGATTCTGCTGGCGGTGCTGTATTCCGCTAAAAAAATATACGATTTTATCGATAAGCAGAAGGTGACAAGGGCGGGCTACTATGAAGACTATGGTATATATAAAGCGGCTCAAATGTTTGCTAATGGAGCGCCTGCCGATGAAATCAGAGAAATTCTGTCAAACAGCTATGAGTTTGATGATGGGCGGATAGAGCAGACGATGCTTCTGGCACTTCCTCATCGGAATGATAGCGATGGAGGCTATAGCGCCTTTATCAAGGCTGTAAATCAGGTGTTGGCAGAAGAGGTTTACAGCTAAAGATCAGAGCTGCATTTCTATGAACTGGGATTAAAATCATCATCAAGGTCAATATTAAGGAAAATCCTTGATATACTCGCCGGAAAATGAAATTCAGCAAAGTGTATATTTTTGATTGTCTTTTTTGATTGACAAATGAAGCGTTCTGAAGGAGGAAGCTTTACAGTGCAAGATCTTTTAATGATTGCCATCTTATTGCTGCTTACTTTACTGATGATTGGACTTGGAAAATGGGCGTCCGGAACAATAGATGAAGGAAGTGACCAAGGATGATATGGGTACTTGCAACGATAGTGGCGGCTCTTTTTGTGTATTTGACTTACGCGCTAATTAATCCGGAAAAATTTTAGTAATGATTTCAGGAGGGATTCAAGTGACCACGATTTCTTTATTCGCAATTGCAGTAACCTTATTGCTCTCCTTGCTGCTTGCCCGCCCTACGGGGCTATATATTGCTCAAGCATTCAACTACGAGAGAACGGGACTTGACCGCTGGTTTGGCTGGCTGGAACAACCCTTTTATGCAGTTGCCGGTATAGGGCGGGAACACCAAAGCTGGAAGCAATACGCACTGGCTGCGGTCCTCAGTAATTCCGTAAT
This region of Paenibacillus sp. URB8-2 genomic DNA includes:
- a CDS encoding response regulator, whose translation is MNKPFILVVEDDKPIRKLITTTLETQGYKYHTAETGEASILEAVSKQPDMMILDLGLPDMDGVDIIKKVREWSNLPIIVVSARSEDRDKIEALDAGADDYLTKPFSVEELLARLRVSLRRIRYDSDKLLKDASSFTNGNLKIDYAAGCVWLSQEEVHLTPSEYKLLCLLAKNVGKVLTHNYILHEIWGNHTYDIPALRVFMATLRKKIEKTASQSKYIQTHIGVGYRMLQVGDDG
- the kdpF gene encoding K(+)-transporting ATPase subunit F, which produces MIWVLATIVAALFVYLTYALINPEKF